Proteins from a single region of Acidobacteriota bacterium:
- a CDS encoding aminotransferase class V-fold PLP-dependent enzyme, which yields MDELLEWRKEFPTLEHTVYMISHSLGAMPRRTRDRLNEYADLWATRSIRAWEEGWWEMPRSVGNLIGKIIGAGEGEVIMHQNVSVCQSLILSCLDFSGKRNKIVSEDFNFSSNIYIFHAAERLGARLVTVNSEDNVTVPLEKMLAAIDEETLIVSVSHVLFRSSFIQDLKAIVERAHQVGALVCADLYQSAGTVPVNVRELNLDFATGGSVKWLCGGPGAGYLYVRRDLWDKLEPRMTGWVAHKQPFQFNIGEIEYADDIFRFAHGSPAIPAMYAAMSGYEIIAEVGVDKIRAKSLRQTERLIELATAAGFKLNSPQAAASRGGTVVVDVPNGYEVNKELSRRDFLADYRPGAGIRIAPHFYTKDEELELIIREIQTILETRAYEQHKAVAG from the coding sequence ATGGACGAATTGCTTGAATGGCGGAAAGAGTTTCCGACACTTGAACATACTGTGTATATGATTTCGCATTCACTCGGCGCAATGCCGCGCCGCACCCGCGACCGTTTGAATGAATACGCTGACCTTTGGGCGACGCGCAGCATTCGCGCCTGGGAAGAAGGTTGGTGGGAGATGCCGCGTTCAGTGGGCAATCTCATCGGCAAAATCATTGGCGCGGGTGAAGGCGAAGTCATCATGCATCAGAATGTTTCGGTATGCCAATCGCTCATTCTGTCGTGTCTTGATTTTTCCGGCAAACGCAACAAAATCGTTTCCGAAGATTTTAATTTCTCTTCAAACATTTACATCTTTCACGCCGCCGAACGCCTGGGCGCGCGGCTGGTCACCGTCAATTCCGAAGACAATGTCACGGTGCCGCTTGAAAAAATGCTTGCGGCAATCGATGAAGAAACTTTAATCGTTTCGGTGTCGCACGTCTTGTTTCGCAGTTCGTTCATTCAAGACCTCAAAGCGATTGTCGAACGCGCTCACCAAGTCGGCGCGTTGGTGTGCGCCGACCTGTATCAATCGGCGGGAACCGTCCCCGTGAATGTGCGCGAATTAAATTTAGATTTCGCAACCGGCGGTTCGGTGAAATGGTTATGCGGCGGACCGGGCGCAGGGTATTTATATGTGCGGCGCGATTTGTGGGACAAACTCGAACCGCGCATGACCGGCTGGGTGGCGCACAAACAACCGTTTCAATTCAACATTGGCGAAATCGAATATGCCGATGACATCTTTCGCTTTGCGCATGGCTCACCGGCAATTCCTGCGATGTATGCGGCGATGTCGGGTTACGAAATCATCGCCGAAGTCGGCGTAGATAAAATTCGCGCGAAATCACTCAGACAAACCGAGCGGTTAATCGAACTCGCAACTGCCGCTGGCTTCAAACTCAACAGCCCGCAAGCGGCTGCGAGTCGCGGCGGCACGGTGGTTGTTGATGTGCCGAACGGCTACGAAGTGAACAAAGAACTTTCGCGCAGAGATTTCCTGGCAGACTACAGACCCGGCGCAGGCATTCGCATCGCGCCACATTTTTACACCAAAGATGAAGAGTTGGAGTTAATCATCCGAGAGATTCAAACGATTCTCGAAACCCGCGCTTACGAACAACACAAAGCCGTAGCCGGTTGA
- a CDS encoding tryptophan 2,3-dioxygenase family protein → MRFGLPINKLEGQLTYGGYLKVNELLNLQNLLSEPAQHDETLFIIIHQVYELWFKQMLHELDTVVEKFNNGDVLGAIRLIRRCIEIQRVLVSQVAVLETMTPMDFLAFRDNLMPASGFQSTQFREFEFACGIKDASFLNFFDEGTEERKRLQKRLQNPSLPDAFFALLNRRGFEVGEKREGEAAEAYHARVKEMMRIYQEADKHYDLFLLAESLIEFDEAVILWRFRHTKMAERMIGSKIGTGGSEGVAYLQSTTTQKFFPELWELRTYLSNATGGCPMHGSTSS, encoded by the coding sequence ATGCGATTTGGATTACCGATTAATAAACTGGAAGGGCAATTGACCTATGGCGGTTATTTGAAGGTCAATGAATTGCTCAATCTGCAAAATTTGCTTTCCGAACCGGCGCAACACGACGAAACGTTGTTCATTATCATTCATCAGGTTTACGAACTCTGGTTCAAACAGATGCTTCATGAACTCGACACGGTGGTTGAAAAATTCAATAACGGCGATGTGCTTGGCGCGATTCGTTTGATTCGCCGGTGCATTGAAATTCAGCGCGTCTTGGTTTCGCAAGTGGCGGTACTTGAAACCATGACGCCGATGGATTTTCTGGCGTTTCGCGATAACCTGATGCCCGCGAGCGGCTTTCAATCAACACAATTTCGCGAGTTTGAATTTGCCTGCGGAATCAAAGATGCGAGTTTCCTGAATTTCTTTGATGAAGGAACCGAAGAGCGAAAGCGTTTGCAAAAGCGTTTGCAAAACCCGTCTCTGCCCGATGCCTTTTTTGCTTTACTCAATCGTCGCGGTTTCGAGGTCGGCGAAAAGCGTGAAGGCGAAGCCGCGGAAGCCTATCACGCCCGTGTTAAAGAGATGATGCGAATTTATCAGGAAGCCGATAAACATTACGATCTGTTTTTACTCGCAGAGAGTTTGATTGAATTTGATGAAGCGGTGATTTTGTGGCGATTCCGTCACACAAAGATGGCAGAGCGTATGATTGGCAGCAAAATCGGCACCGGCGGCAGCGAAGGCGTCGCATATTTGCAATCCACCACGACGCAAAAATTCTTTCCCGAACTCTGGGAGTTGAGAACCTATTTGAGCAATGCAACCGGCGGCTGCCCGATGCATGGTTCAACGTCGAGCTAA
- a CDS encoding NADH:flavin oxidoreductase translates to MKLFEPIQINSMRLENRIVLTAMVTRLSGEDGFVNQDIHDRYIRFAKGEPGLIVVEAMAVHQAKSGPLLRLCADEFIPGLRNLAREVHDISPSKIVPQIIHFLKIARSGWRQKITDLTTTDIKQIIEEYGAAAARARLAEFDGVELHMAHAYTMSSFLSRMNKRADEYGKTLENRMRLMSEVILKVRERVGKDFPIGVRFDGEEYIKNGYTTVDSREIALRMAELGVDYISISAGGKFEDAIHKPGEPLYPYTGYSGDRCMPGASYADGANVYIADAIKQYINDRGYHTPVVTTGKIVHSELAETILQTERADLIGMARALLADPDLPRKVRLGEEHKVIKCVYGNICKNLDENFKRVVCVLWDKGTLQAPLSDDTIAPSWKADGAKLTGELKTGQIYLEWEEATDNEGIYGYEIFRSEDDSPFKRLHAIKRTHFYDMSVVGGRTYAYFIRAYDYAGNRSQDSNVTTLRVPRVGETANA, encoded by the coding sequence ATGAAACTCTTTGAACCGATACAAATCAATTCGATGCGGCTGGAAAATCGCATTGTGCTGACCGCAATGGTGACGCGGCTTTCCGGTGAAGACGGCTTTGTCAATCAAGACATTCACGACCGTTACATTCGTTTTGCCAAAGGCGAACCGGGACTCATCGTGGTCGAAGCAATGGCGGTGCATCAGGCGAAATCGGGTCCCCTCCTCAGACTCTGCGCCGATGAGTTCATTCCGGGACTCCGCAATTTGGCGCGCGAAGTTCACGATATTTCCCCCTCGAAAATCGTCCCGCAAATCATTCACTTTTTGAAAATCGCGCGTTCCGGCTGGCGACAGAAAATCACCGACCTAACAACTACGGACATCAAACAAATCATCGAGGAATACGGCGCGGCGGCGGCGCGCGCGCGCCTTGCCGAATTCGATGGCGTCGAACTGCACATGGCGCACGCTTACACCATGTCGTCGTTTCTTTCACGCATGAATAAACGCGCGGATGAATACGGCAAAACTCTGGAAAACCGTATGCGTTTGATGAGCGAAGTGATTCTGAAAGTCCGCGAGCGTGTCGGCAAAGATTTTCCCATCGGTGTGCGTTTTGATGGCGAAGAGTACATCAAGAACGGTTACACGACAGTTGATTCGCGGGAAATCGCTTTGCGAATGGCGGAACTCGGCGTCGATTACATTTCGATTTCGGCGGGCGGCAAATTCGAGGACGCGATTCATAAACCCGGCGAACCGCTCTACCCTTACACAGGCTATTCGGGCGACCGTTGTATGCCCGGCGCTTCTTACGCGGACGGCGCGAATGTCTATATCGCTGATGCCATCAAGCAATACATCAACGACCGAGGCTATCACACGCCGGTCGTGACAACGGGCAAAATCGTCCATTCGGAACTCGCCGAAACTATTTTGCAAACGGAACGCGCAGATTTAATCGGCATGGCGCGTGCCCTGCTTGCCGACCCAGATTTGCCGCGCAAAGTCCGACTCGGCGAAGAACACAAAGTCATCAAATGCGTTTACGGCAACATCTGTAAAAACCTGGATGAAAATTTTAAACGCGTGGTCTGTGTGTTATGGGACAAAGGCACATTGCAAGCGCCGCTTTCCGATGACACGATTGCCCCGAGTTGGAAAGCCGATGGCGCGAAACTCACAGGTGAGTTAAAGACCGGGCAGATTTATCTGGAGTGGGAAGAGGCTACGGATAACGAAGGCATTTACGGATATGAGATTTTCCGCAGCGAAGATGACAGCCCGTTCAAACGCCTGCATGCCATCAAACGCACGCATTTTTACGATATGTCGGTGGTCGGCGGTCGCACTTATGCCTACTTCATCCGGGCTTATGATTACGCCGGCAATCGTTCGCAAGACTCGAACGTTACGACTTTGCGCGTTCCGCGAGTCGGCGAAACGGCTAATGCCTAA
- the lepB gene encoding signal peptidase I, with amino-acid sequence MYPENVIQKPKFSRKKLALIIVASVLFPPLLSILLVAFVVQPVRNEGTGMLPTIRNGDKILLRKSVATLNRGDIVVLHYPPNPSQSFIKRIVGLPNETLSIDANGKLIINGSPVDEPYISPDFYQHPRKTPELKIPPDHYFVMGDNRDASNDSRQFGTVPKKLIYGKYLLTYQKAP; translated from the coding sequence ATGTACCCTGAGAATGTGATACAAAAGCCAAAATTCAGTCGCAAAAAACTGGCGCTGATTATTGTTGCAAGCGTCCTCTTTCCTCCATTGCTTTCAATTCTTCTGGTGGCTTTTGTGGTTCAACCAGTTAGAAATGAAGGAACCGGAATGTTACCGACGATTAGAAATGGCGATAAAATATTACTCAGAAAAAGTGTGGCTACATTAAACCGAGGTGACATCGTTGTGCTTCACTATCCGCCTAACCCATCTCAAAGTTTTATTAAACGCATCGTTGGTTTACCCAATGAAACATTGAGTATTGACGCCAATGGAAAACTCATCATCAATGGCAGTCCGGTTGATGAACCATATATATCACCTGACTTTTATCAACATCCCAGAAAAACGCCGGAACTAAAAATTCCTCCTGATCATTATTTTGTGATGGGGGATAACCGCGATGCTTCAAACGACAGTCGTCAATTCGGAACCGTGCCGAAAAAATTGATATACGGGAAATATTTATTGACTTACCAGAAAGCGCCATAG
- a CDS encoding enoyl-CoA hydratase family protein: MLNKPNPQSFLYEERDAVAIITFNRPDKLNSLTFEVYRELTDTFAALEHRKEVRVVVITGTGKGFCSGGDVKDIIGELFSRDMQGLLEFTRMTCELIKNIRLLRKPVIAALNGTVAGAGAVIALACDLRLAAESAKIAFLFTKVGLAGADMGAAFLLPRVVGLSKATEMLYTGDFVSAADALQIGLYNQVVKAEELESASMELASKLAAGPAFGLAMTKDALNRELHMSLEQALDAEAAAQAICMLNPDFKEAYQAFVEKRAPKFNQG; the protein is encoded by the coding sequence ATGCTAAACAAACCGAATCCACAAAGTTTTCTTTACGAAGAACGCGATGCCGTAGCCATCATCACCTTTAATCGCCCGGATAAGTTGAATTCCTTGACCTTTGAAGTTTACCGCGAACTCACAGACACATTTGCCGCGCTTGAACACCGAAAAGAGGTTCGCGTGGTGGTCATCACCGGAACCGGCAAAGGCTTCTGTTCGGGCGGCGATGTCAAAGACATCATCGGCGAACTCTTCAGTCGCGATATGCAGGGGCTTTTGGAATTCACCCGCATGACCTGCGAGTTGATTAAAAATATCCGCCTGCTGCGAAAGCCGGTGATTGCCGCGTTGAATGGGACGGTCGCGGGCGCAGGCGCAGTCATTGCTTTGGCTTGTGATTTACGCCTTGCGGCGGAATCGGCAAAGATTGCCTTTTTATTCACCAAAGTCGGGCTTGCAGGCGCAGACATGGGCGCGGCGTTTCTGTTGCCGCGAGTCGTTGGACTCAGCAAAGCGACAGAGATGCTCTACACCGGCGATTTTGTGAGCGCCGCTGATGCTTTACAAATTGGTCTTTATAATCAAGTGGTCAAAGCCGAAGAGTTGGAAAGCGCCTCGATGGAACTCGCCAGTAAGCTGGCAGCGGGACCGGCATTTGGACTGGCGATGACCAAAGACGCTTTGAACCGCGAACTGCACATGAGTTTGGAACAGGCGCTCGATGCCGAAGCTGCCGCTCAAGCGATTTGCATGCTCAATCCCGATTTCAAAGAAGCCTATCAAGCCTTCGTTGAAAAACGCGCACCGAAGTTTAATCAAGGTTAG
- a CDS encoding RidA family protein — protein MTTEFINPEALGRPRGYNNGVKVAGGNLLFVAGQIGWNHNQVIVSDDFASQFTQALENVITVVREAGGEPTNITRLLIFVTDKREYLASLKALGEAYRQLMGKHFPAMTLVEVTSLVDEGAKIEIEAIAVL, from the coding sequence ATGACAACAGAATTTATTAACCCTGAAGCATTGGGAAGACCGCGCGGTTACAACAACGGTGTTAAGGTCGCGGGCGGCAATTTGTTGTTTGTCGCAGGTCAAATCGGCTGGAATCACAATCAGGTGATTGTGAGCGATGATTTCGCTTCGCAGTTTACGCAGGCACTCGAAAACGTCATCACCGTGGTACGCGAAGCCGGAGGCGAACCCACGAATATCACCAGACTGTTGATTTTTGTCACCGATAAACGCGAGTATCTCGCAAGCCTTAAAGCGCTCGGTGAAGCTTACCGGCAACTGATGGGCAAACATTTTCCGGCAATGACCCTGGTTGAAGTTACCAGCCTGGTTGACGAAGGCGCGAAGATCGAAATCGAAGCCATCGCAGTTTTATAA
- a CDS encoding DMT family transporter, with amino-acid sequence MTRSQSSDQTPNPSGAMVFIAMSLGMVSLSFASIFITHLERSEVPPLIIAFYRMAIATLLLFPAAVACKRQELATLTRKDILWLIVSGLFLALHFGAWITSLKYISIAASAVLVNTHPFFVVIAALLFLKEKPNRFSLMGTSIGLIGMLVIAWNSLADAEFALKGNLLAVLGALAVVGYFIIGRKVREGVSLLGYVTPVYAACSAFLLIWASSLGNSLYPYPASSWGYFFALAIVPTILGHTVFNWALKHVRPATVSLAFLGEPVIASILAYFFFNQRPTLSILAGGLLVLAGVWLTMQRSNS; translated from the coding sequence ATGACTCGCTCTCAATCCTCAGACCAAACTCCGAACCCTTCCGGCGCGATGGTGTTTATCGCGATGAGTCTGGGAATGGTGTCACTGTCGTTCGCTTCAATTTTTATTACACACCTGGAACGCTCGGAAGTTCCACCATTAATCATCGCCTTTTATCGAATGGCAATCGCCACCCTGCTGTTGTTTCCGGCGGCAGTGGCTTGCAAACGTCAGGAACTGGCGACATTGACGCGCAAAGATATTTTATGGCTTATCGTCAGCGGCTTGTTTCTGGCGCTGCATTTCGGCGCGTGGATTACCTCACTCAAATATATTTCGATTGCCGCATCCGCAGTGCTGGTCAATACTCATCCGTTTTTCGTGGTGATTGCGGCTTTGCTCTTTTTAAAAGAAAAGCCCAACCGATTCAGTTTAATGGGCACCAGCATCGGTTTAATCGGCATGTTGGTCATTGCCTGGAATAGTCTGGCGGATGCCGAGTTCGCTTTAAAAGGAAATTTGCTGGCGGTACTCGGCGCGCTGGCGGTTGTCGGGTATTTCATCATCGGGCGCAAGGTGCGCGAAGGTGTGAGCCTCTTAGGTTATGTCACGCCGGTTTATGCGGCGTGTTCGGCGTTTTTATTGATTTGGGCAAGCTCACTCGGCAATTCGCTTTATCCTTATCCGGCGAGTTCCTGGGGCTATTTTTTTGCCTTGGCGATTGTGCCGACGATCTTAGGGCACACGGTTTTTAACTGGGCATTGAAACACGTCAGACCCGCAACCGTGTCACTGGCGTTTTTAGGTGAACCGGTCATCGCTTCGATACTGGCGTATTTCTTTTTCAACCAACGCCCGACGCTTTCAATATTGGCGGGCGGTCTGTTGGTGCTTGCCGGTGTCTGGTTGACGATGCAACGCTCTAACTCATAA
- the pcp gene encoding pyroglutamyl-peptidase I encodes MKKVLLTAFEAFDGETINPSMEALLAIKKISFDGVTIDVLELPVDRFVALAMVLERLRETRPDVVIMLGEAGRRYRVTPERVAINVDDFRIPDNVGNQPKGEAIVEGAPVAYFSTLPIYEIVDGLKAVNIPAAISNSAGTYLCNRIFYAVMHHLAENQLTTRAGFIHLPYIHEQVIDKKYDFPSLSRETVIAAVRIAIEASIARE; translated from the coding sequence ATGAAAAAAGTTTTACTGACAGCATTTGAAGCTTTTGACGGAGAGACGATCAACCCTTCGATGGAGGCTTTGCTGGCGATTAAAAAAATCAGTTTCGATGGCGTCACAATTGATGTGTTGGAACTGCCGGTTGATCGCTTCGTGGCGCTTGCGATGGTCTTGGAGCGATTACGAGAAACCCGTCCTGATGTTGTCATCATGTTGGGTGAAGCCGGGCGGCGGTATCGCGTGACGCCTGAACGTGTGGCGATTAACGTAGATGATTTTCGCATTCCCGATAATGTCGGCAACCAACCGAAAGGCGAAGCGATAGTCGAAGGCGCACCCGTCGCCTATTTTTCGACGCTGCCGATTTATGAAATTGTTGATGGGTTGAAAGCGGTCAATATTCCGGCGGCGATTTCCAATTCGGCAGGAACTTATCTTTGCAACCGGATTTTTTATGCGGTGATGCATCATCTGGCGGAAAATCAATTGACCACCCGCGCCGGTTTCATTCATCTGCCCTACATTCACGAACAAGTGATCGACAAGAAATATGACTTTCCGAGCCTGTCACGCGAAACCGTCATCGCGGCGGTGCGAATCGCGATTGAAGCTTCAATTGCAAGGGAGTAG
- a CDS encoding PQQ-binding-like beta-propeller repeat protein encodes MKQWKLVFAIFLVLFSLYSSFTSAAQKPSAKKYREWKTFGGGAENIHYSTLDQITRDNLNKLEVAWTYDTGDAFAGSEMQCNPIIVDGVMYATTPKVRVIALDAETGNLLWSFDPNEEKKPVGKMRNRGLNYWQSGETKRIFFGYRNWLYALDAKTGKPAQAFGSKGRIDLRAGLGRDQETNLAITLTTPGVIYRNLLIIGSLVSEGLPAAPGHIRAYDTRTGNLQWIFHTIPQPGEYGYQTWPKDAYQYIGGANNWCGMTLDEARGLVFVPTGSAAFDFYGANRHGDNLFANSLICLNASTGKRLWHFQFVKHDVWDRDLPSAPSLVRVKRHGRMIDAVAQITKSGHLFVFERATGKPLFPIEYRKVSTAGADGEKLAETQPLPITPPPFSRQQLTEEMLTRRTPEAHAAALERFRNLRSRGQFEPPSFAGTIVFPGFDGGAEWGGAAFDPETNWLYVNANEMPWILRLVEKRRPQTVTSAKNLYESNCASCHRSDLRGTPPEFPSLISINKKYQEAEIAKVISKGAGRMPGFARLGENAIQAITHYLATGENREGIAYQVAPSPIDLKYTIDGYNKFLDPDGYPAVEPPWGTLTAIDLNAGKIVWQIPLGEYPELVARGMKNTGSENYGGAIVTANGLLFIGATNYDKKFRVFDKITGKLLWETLLPAAGNATPATYEVNGRQFIVIAAGGGKSKDPAGGTYVAFALPKNSQ; translated from the coding sequence ATGAAACAATGGAAATTGGTCTTCGCAATTTTTTTAGTTTTGTTTTCTCTGTATTCTTCCTTCACTTCCGCAGCACAAAAACCATCCGCTAAAAAATATCGCGAATGGAAAACGTTTGGTGGCGGCGCGGAAAATATTCATTACTCGACGCTCGACCAAATCACTCGCGACAACCTAAACAAACTCGAAGTCGCCTGGACGTATGACACGGGCGATGCCTTCGCGGGTTCCGAGATGCAGTGCAATCCGATTATTGTTGATGGCGTGATGTACGCGACCACGCCCAAAGTTCGCGTCATTGCGCTTGATGCCGAGACCGGCAACTTGCTCTGGAGTTTCGACCCCAACGAAGAGAAAAAACCGGTCGGCAAAATGCGCAATCGCGGTTTGAATTACTGGCAAAGCGGCGAAACCAAACGGATTTTTTTTGGCTATCGAAACTGGCTTTATGCGCTGGATGCGAAAACCGGAAAACCTGCGCAAGCGTTCGGCAGTAAGGGGCGCATCGATTTACGCGCCGGGCTTGGACGCGACCAGGAGACCAATCTCGCCATCACCCTCACCACCCCCGGCGTGATTTATAGAAACCTGTTGATTATCGGCAGCCTCGTCAGCGAAGGCTTGCCCGCCGCGCCCGGTCATATTCGCGCTTACGATACGCGCACCGGCAATCTGCAATGGATTTTTCACACCATTCCGCAACCCGGCGAATATGGTTATCAAACCTGGCCCAAAGATGCTTATCAATATATCGGCGGCGCGAACAACTGGTGCGGCATGACATTGGACGAAGCGCGCGGCTTGGTCTTCGTGCCTACGGGTTCGGCGGCATTCGATTTTTACGGAGCCAACCGGCACGGCGATAATCTGTTCGCCAATTCGCTCATCTGTTTGAATGCATCAACCGGCAAACGCCTCTGGCATTTTCAATTCGTTAAACACGATGTCTGGGATAGAGATTTGCCGAGCGCGCCGAGTCTGGTGCGCGTCAAACGCCACGGGCGCATGATTGACGCGGTCGCGCAAATCACCAAATCGGGACACCTCTTTGTTTTTGAACGCGCCACCGGCAAGCCGCTTTTCCCGATTGAATATCGCAAAGTATCAACCGCAGGCGCTGATGGCGAAAAACTCGCTGAGACACAACCGTTGCCCATCACGCCGCCACCGTTTTCGAGACAACAACTCACCGAAGAGATGCTCACGCGCCGCACTCCCGAAGCCCACGCGGCGGCGCTTGAACGCTTTCGCAATCTCCGCAGTCGCGGGCAATTTGAACCGCCGAGTTTTGCCGGCACCATCGTCTTTCCGGGGTTTGATGGCGGCGCGGAATGGGGCGGCGCGGCATTCGATCCCGAAACCAACTGGCTTTATGTGAACGCCAACGAAATGCCTTGGATTTTACGATTGGTCGAGAAGCGACGTCCGCAAACAGTCACCAGCGCGAAAAATTTATACGAAAGCAATTGTGCCAGTTGTCACCGCAGCGATTTGCGCGGCACGCCTCCCGAATTCCCTTCTCTCATCAGCATCAACAAAAAATATCAGGAAGCGGAAATCGCCAAGGTTATCAGCAAAGGCGCGGGACGCATGCCGGGATTTGCGCGCCTCGGTGAAAATGCGATTCAAGCCATCACACATTACCTTGCGACCGGCGAAAATCGTGAAGGCATTGCGTATCAGGTTGCGCCTTCGCCGATTGATTTGAAATATACGATTGATGGCTACAACAAATTTTTAGACCCCGATGGCTATCCTGCGGTCGAACCGCCCTGGGGCACCTTGACCGCGATTGACTTGAACGCCGGAAAAATCGTCTGGCAGATTCCTTTGGGCGAATATCCTGAACTGGTGGCAAGGGGAATGAAAAATACCGGCAGCGAAAATTATGGCGGCGCGATTGTCACGGCAAATGGCTTGTTATTTATCGGCGCGACCAATTACGACAAAAAATTCCGCGTCTTCGATAAAATCACTGGCAAACTGTTGTGGGAAACCCTGCTGCCTGCTGCCGGTAACGCCACCCCCGCGACCTATGAAGTGAATGGCAGACAGTTCATCGTAATTGCCGCGGGTGGCGGCAAATCAAAAGACCCGGCGGGCGGAACTTATGTTGCATTCGCATTGCCGAAAAACTCGCAATAA
- the serA gene encoding phosphoglycerate dehydrogenase yields MKILVCDGLEKTGVEILAALENVTVDERPNIKPGEIAEIIGDYDGLIVRSKTQVTRELIERAAKMRVIGRAGTGVDNIDVAAATRRGIVVMNAAAGNTVTTAEHTWAMLMALARRIPQAVASTKSGKWEKNKFLGVELLSKTLGIIGLGRIGSTVANRARAFGMTVLAFDPYFTKEAARELGIEMSTLDEIYARADFITLHTPLTEETRGIINAASIARMKDGVRIINCARGGLVDELALAEAVQAGKVAGAALDVFEQEPINADNPLLALDKVICTPHLGASTQEAQLGVATIIAEQVSDYLQSGAVRGAVNMPAVSAELMAVIGPYITLGEKLGSFQGQVFGHDLQEVEIEYSGDVADYDVKPITQAILAGFLSPVITRVNMVNAALVAEERGIKVRESLSRKARDFASMIRVRAVTTKQESEVAGALFGRSDARIVRVNGFNLEAIPRGVILFLFNRDVPGVLGNIASYIGSQNINIGRLYLGRKVVGENALALIQIDEAMSEAQLSGLEALPNVISVQQVKL; encoded by the coding sequence ATGAAAATACTGGTGTGTGATGGATTGGAAAAAACCGGAGTCGAGATTTTAGCGGCTCTTGAAAATGTTACCGTTGATGAACGTCCCAACATCAAGCCCGGCGAAATCGCCGAAATCATTGGCGATTACGATGGCTTAATCGTGCGCTCAAAGACCCAGGTCACTCGCGAATTAATCGAACGCGCCGCAAAAATGCGGGTCATCGGTCGCGCCGGCACCGGCGTTGATAACATTGACGTAGCCGCCGCCACCCGGCGCGGCATCGTCGTCATGAACGCCGCTGCGGGTAACACGGTGACCACCGCTGAACATACCTGGGCAATGCTGATGGCGCTCGCCAGGCGGATTCCCCAAGCCGTCGCCTCGACCAAATCGGGCAAGTGGGAAAAGAATAAATTTTTAGGGGTTGAACTTTTAAGCAAAACCCTTGGCATCATCGGGCTTGGGCGCATCGGCTCAACCGTTGCTAATCGCGCCCGCGCTTTCGGAATGACGGTGCTCGCCTTTGACCCGTACTTCACTAAAGAAGCCGCTCGCGAACTGGGAATAGAAATGTCAACCCTTGATGAAATTTATGCGCGCGCCGATTTCATCACTCTGCACACGCCGCTCACCGAAGAAACCCGCGGCATCATCAATGCCGCTTCGATTGCCAGGATGAAAGATGGTGTGCGCATCATCAATTGCGCGCGCGGCGGTCTCGTCGATGAACTGGCGCTCGCCGAAGCCGTTCAAGCGGGCAAAGTCGCGGGCGCGGCGCTCGATGTTTTTGAACAGGAACCCATCAATGCCGATAATCCGTTGCTTGCGCTCGATAAAGTGATTTGCACACCGCACCTCGGCGCATCAACTCAGGAGGCGCAGCTCGGGGTGGCAACCATCATCGCCGAACAGGTCAGCGATTATCTGCAAAGCGGTGCGGTGCGCGGCGCAGTCAATATGCCGGCGGTGAGCGCGGAACTCATGGCAGTCATCGGCCCATACATCACACTTGGTGAAAAGCTCGGCTCATTTCAAGGGCAGGTATTCGGGCACGATTTGCAGGAAGTTGAAATCGAATATTCCGGCGATGTTGCCGATTACGATGTGAAGCCGATTACTCAAGCGATTCTTGCGGGCTTTCTATCGCCGGTCATCACCCGCGTCAATATGGTCAATGCCGCCCTGGTTGCCGAAGAGCGCGGCATCAAGGTGCGCGAATCGCTTTCAAGAAAGGCGCGCGATTTCGCCAGCATGATTCGCGTGCGCGCCGTCACCACTAAACAGGAAAGCGAAGTCGCAGGCGCACTCTTCGGACGCAGTGATGCGCGAATTGTTCGCGTCAATGGATTCAATCTCGAAGCCATTCCGCGAGGCGTGATTTTGTTTTTATTCAATCGCGACGTGCCGGGCGTGCTTGGCAACATCGCATCTTACATTGGCAGCCAGAACATCAACATCGGGCGGTTGTATCTCGGTCGCAAAGTGGTTGGTGAAAACGCGCTCGCATTGATTCAAATTGACGAAGCGATGAGCGAAGCGCAGTTAAGCGGTTTAGAAGCATTGCCCAATGTGATTTCGGTTCAACAGGTAAAGTTATAA